The stretch of DNA TGGCGCCAACCTTCTCATCTTTACGGCGGGAGGGCTTACGCGGGGAGCGCCACCCTTGATTCCCGAACATGCGGGCACGCCGACCTCGCCGCACGCCGATCCCCTCCCCCAAGCGCTCATTCTAACGGCGATCGTCATTAGTTTCGCAGTACTCGCCTTCGCGCTCGTCTTGTTTTTGAGGGCCTATCAGACCACCGGCACGGACGATTTGAACGATCTCAGGAGCACGGACACATGATGCTCGCGGCGCCGATCGTTCTCCCGTTGGCTCTTGCAGCCGCGATGCTGCTGTCGCTGCGAGCGGTCCGGCTTCACCGCATACTGGCGATATTTGGAACCACTCTGCTCACGGTTCTTTCGATCCGTTTGCTGCTTGACGTCCGCACCGGCGGAGTGGTCGCCGTGCAGATGGGAAACTGGCCGGCGCCCTTTGGCATCACGTTGGCTGCCGACCTGTTCAGCGCCATCATGGTCGTGCTCTCCAGCCTCACCGGTTTCGCCGTCGTGCTCTTTTCGGTTTTTGCGCCCGAGATGCGTCGCGAGAGCCACGGATACCATCCGCTCGTGATGATCCTGCTGATGGGCGTCAACGGAGCGTTTCTGACCGGCGACGCTTTCAATCTGTATGTCTGTTTCGAAATCATGTTGATGGCGTCATTCGTCCTATTGGCCTTGGGCGGCGAACGGCCGCAGATCGAGGGCGGCGTGAAGTACGTGGCTTTGAATTTCTTCTCCTCGGCTCTCTTTCTCGCCGCTGCAGGACTGCTGTACGGCGCGGTGGGGACGCTCAATATGGCGGATTTGTCGGTCAAGGTCGCAGCCGCCGAGGACAAGCGCCTTCTTACGGCCATTTCACTGCTGTTCCTTGCCGCATTTGGAATCAAAGCCGCCGTCTTCCCGCTGTTTTTCTGGCTGCCCGCGTCCTACCACACTCCCGCGCCTGCTGTTTCCGCGCTCTTTGCCGGACTGCTGACCAAGGTGGGTGTCTATTCGATGATCCGTTTTTTTACGCTTATCTTTCCGCTGGAACCCGATTTCACCCAGCCGCTCGTCCAGTGGATCGCCGCGCTGACCATGGTCACCGGCGTGCTCGGCGCTGCGGCGCAACATGAATTCAGGCGGATCCTTTCATTCCACATCATCAGCCAGATCGGCTATATGGTGCTGGGTCTCGGCCTGTTCACCCCTCTTGGTCTCGCGGGCTCTGTTTTTTACATCCTTCACCACATCATCGTGAAAACCAACCTCTTCCTCATCGCGGGTGTTGTTCTCTACGCGAGGGGTACGGGTGAGCTCTCCGAGTTGGGAGGGCTTTACCGGTCGCGTCCCTTTTTGTCACTTCTTTTTCTGATTCCGGCGATGTCGCTTGCGGGGCTTCCACCCCTTTCCGGCTTCTTCGCGAAACTGGCGCTGTTGGTGGCAGGTCTCCGTGTTCAGGCTTGGGCGCTTGTCGCCGCGGCGCTGGCGGTCAGCCTGCTCACGCTGTTCTCCATGACCAAAATCTGGGGTGAAGCCTTTTGGAAGGCCGAACCCGATCCGTCGAAGAATCACGCCCCTCCGCCCCATCCTGCGCTGATGACGCCCATCGCCCTGCTGGCCGGGGTTACCCTGGTCATCGGCTTCTTTGCGGGACCGCTGCTGGAACTCTCCCTGGAAGCCGCCGAACAACTGCTGAATCCTTCGGAATATCTGAACGCGGTGCTCGGACAAAAGCCATGAACAGGCTCTTTTCAAATTTTTTGCTGGCGATGACCTGGGCGGCGATGACAAGTGCGTTCACCCTGCCTAACCTCGTTGTAGGATTCGCCGTCGGCTATCTGGCGCTGCTGGCCCTCAAACCGATGCTGGGTGATAGCGCGTATTACGCGAAATTCCCCAAAACGATCTGGTTCGTTCTTTATTTCCTCAAGGAAGTCATCAAATCGAGTCTGCGCGTCGCCTGGGACGTTGTAACGCCTACTCACTATAACAGGCCCGGCATCGTCGCGATCCCGATGAACGCGAAGACCGACCTCGAAATCATGCTCCTCGCCAACCTGATCTCGCTCACGCCGGGCACCTTGAGTCT from Kiritimatiellia bacterium encodes:
- a CDS encoding Na+/H+ antiporter subunit C, which encodes MEALLAAVIGVLYGAGVYLMQRRNMVKFLIGLALLSHGANLLIFTAGGLTRGAPPLIPEHAGTPTSPHADPLPQALILTAIVISFAVLAFALVLFLRAYQTTGTDDLNDLRSTDT
- a CDS encoding Na+/H+ antiporter subunit D encodes the protein MMLAAPIVLPLALAAAMLLSLRAVRLHRILAIFGTTLLTVLSIRLLLDVRTGGVVAVQMGNWPAPFGITLAADLFSAIMVVLSSLTGFAVVLFSVFAPEMRRESHGYHPLVMILLMGVNGAFLTGDAFNLYVCFEIMLMASFVLLALGGERPQIEGGVKYVALNFFSSALFLAAAGLLYGAVGTLNMADLSVKVAAAEDKRLLTAISLLFLAAFGIKAAVFPLFFWLPASYHTPAPAVSALFAGLLTKVGVYSMIRFFTLIFPLEPDFTQPLVQWIAALTMVTGVLGAAAQHEFRRILSFHIISQIGYMVLGLGLFTPLGLAGSVFYILHHIIVKTNLFLIAGVVLYARGTGELSELGGLYRSRPFLSLLFLIPAMSLAGLPPLSGFFAKLALLVAGLRVQAWALVAAALAVSLLTLFSMTKIWGEAFWKAEPDPSKNHAPPPHPALMTPIALLAGVTLVIGFFAGPLLELSLEAAEQLLNPSEYLNAVLGQKP
- a CDS encoding Na+/H+ antiporter subunit E, whose amino-acid sequence is MNRLFSNFLLAMTWAAMTSAFTLPNLVVGFAVGYLALLALKPMLGDSAYYAKFPKTIWFVLYFLKEVIKSSLRVAWDVVTPTHYNRPGIVAIPMNAKTDLEIMLLANLISLTPGTLSLDVSPDRKTLYIHAMFAERPDEIRREIRDGLEKRLLELLR